One genomic window of Methanofastidiosum sp. includes the following:
- the albA gene encoding DNA-binding protein Alba — translation MSDENIVFVGSKPVMNYVLAVVTQLNKKETENVVIKARGRAISRAVDVAEIVRNKFVNDVNVQKITTSTETITRDDNSNANVSAIEITLKR, via the coding sequence ATGTCAGACGAAAATATCGTGTTTGTCGGTAGTAAACCTGTAATGAACTATGTTTTAGCTGTTGTAACACAGCTTAACAAAAAAGAAACAGAAAATGTAGTAATAAAAGCAAGAGGCAGAGCCATTTCAAGAGCAGTCGATGTTGCGGAAATAGTCAGAAACAAATTTGTAAACGACGTTAACGTACAAAAAATAACTACATCAACAGAAACAATAACAAGAGACGACAATTCAAATGCCAACGTTTCTGCAATTGAGATAACTCTTAAAAGATAA
- a CDS encoding CBS domain-containing protein — MLDVPLSKVIKRDIILMKPKDTVSNAAREMTKDNSNAVVVVDDGEPVGIVSERDILREVVSKKRKPTEVTLESIMTSPVVTISSGKMIRDASELITQEKIRNLVVMDEGIPVAIITPKDILSLSFEEWRFEPDDSAIATPPPEGGICEICGTYTSALKLVNGQFVCDDCKEIMEEEY, encoded by the coding sequence ATGCTTGATGTACCCCTATCTAAGGTTATAAAACGAGATATAATCCTCATGAAACCTAAAGACACTGTTTCAAATGCAGCCAGAGAAATGACTAAAGACAACTCTAATGCTGTCGTAGTGGTAGATGATGGTGAACCCGTTGGGATAGTTTCTGAAAGAGATATATTAAGAGAAGTTGTCTCAAAAAAGAGAAAACCAACTGAAGTAACTTTAGAATCAATAATGACTTCGCCAGTTGTTACCATAAGCAGTGGCAAAATGATAAGAGATGCCTCAGAATTAATAACCCAAGAAAAAATTAGAAATTTGGTAGTAATGGACGAAGGGATACCTGTGGCAATAATCACGCCAAAAGATATATTGTCCTTATCTTTTGAGGAATGGAGATTCGAACCTGATGATAGTGCAATAGCAACCCCTCCCCCAGAAGGAGGGATTTGTGAAATCTGTGGTACCTATACATCCGCATTAAAACTTGTCAATGGACAGTTCGTTTGTGACGATTGCAAGGAAATCATGGAAGAAGAATATTAA
- a CDS encoding CBS domain-containing protein: protein MEVREIMKRPIKVDKDRKLSDAIKLMDKNGVLRLPVINDGKLMGVLTASNIIEKIGDARSLNLDVSVFHISSSITKNPYTISADENAKKALEFFRSDYISILPVVEGEELVGMITRRHMIPLVESKGTIGDAMTRKFSTLSWGDRVIHARKQYLEEGIRYFAIKSHNNYMGLISVKDLLFGLYKFRKNINAKHHPETLIKEFKVEEILTREPELLDYTTPLETLRKQISKKTQFAYPVSNSTKDIAGFIGHHEILLNSELSA, encoded by the coding sequence ATGGAAGTAAGAGAAATTATGAAACGCCCAATAAAAGTAGATAAAGACAGAAAACTATCAGACGCAATAAAATTAATGGACAAAAATGGAGTTTTAAGACTTCCAGTAATAAACGATGGAAAATTAATGGGGGTATTGACTGCAAGCAATATAATTGAAAAGATTGGAGATGCCAGAAGTCTAAATTTAGATGTATCAGTATTCCACATATCCTCGTCTATAACTAAAAATCCTTACACAATATCTGCAGATGAAAATGCAAAAAAAGCACTTGAATTTTTTAGAAGCGACTATATCTCTATACTACCGGTAGTTGAAGGAGAAGAGCTAGTTGGAATGATTACAAGAAGGCATATGATTCCTCTAGTTGAATCAAAAGGTACAATTGGAGACGCGATGACTAGAAAGTTCAGTACATTGTCTTGGGGAGATAGAGTAATTCATGCCAGAAAACAGTATTTAGAGGAGGGAATAAGATACTTTGCAATCAAATCTCATAATAATTACATGGGTTTAATATCCGTGAAGGATCTACTCTTTGGCCTTTATAAGTTTAGGAAGAATATTAATGCAAAACACCACCCAGAAACACTAATAAAGGAGTTTAAAGTTGAAGAAATCCTAACAAGAGAGCCTGAGTTACTTGACTACACCACACCTCTTGAAACCCTAAGAAAACAAATATCCAAAAAGACTCAATTTGCATATCCAGTTTCAAACTCTACCAAAGACATCGCTGGATTCATAGGGCATCATGAGATCCTATTAAACAGTGAACTCAGTGCATGA
- a CDS encoding DUF4386 domain-containing protein, giving the protein MSIVIRFNKLWGIITINNISNKKRSILVGIFILVAYGVLVSSITQSKILVMVADVISGFAVIGIAVLMYPIFKMYKYQSLSYLLLKYVEGILMIIGGLLFLSSSLHHFRDLIYNNVHIYTFIAGGLIFYYLLYKTMAVPRFISIWGATGIFALLVSTLLKLINVTYPLIDYLLILIITNEIFLASWLMIKGIKTSEKTK; this is encoded by the coding sequence TTGTCGATAGTAATAAGATTTAATAAATTATGGGGAATTATTACGATTAACAATATTTCAAATAAAAAACGGTCTATTCTTGTAGGTATTTTCATATTGGTAGCATATGGAGTTCTAGTAAGCTCAATTACACAATCAAAAATACTCGTGATGGTTGCTGATGTGATTAGCGGATTTGCAGTCATAGGTATTGCAGTTTTAATGTACCCAATATTCAAAATGTATAAGTATCAATCTCTCAGTTATCTATTATTAAAGTATGTTGAAGGTATTTTGATGATAATTGGAGGATTATTATTCCTTAGTTCTTCTCTTCATCATTTTCGCGATTTAATTTATAATAACGTTCACATATATACTTTTATTGCCGGAGGATTAATTTTTTACTATTTATTATATAAGACAATGGCCGTTCCAAGATTTATCTCTATTTGGGGGGCAACTGGTATTTTTGCATTACTTGTATCAACTCTGCTTAAACTCATAAATGTCACATACCCACTTATTGATTATTTATTAATACTCATTATTACAAATGAAATCTTCCTTGCAAGCTGGTTAATGATAAAAGGAATTAAAACATCTGAAAAAACTAAATAG